Proteins from one Limanda limanda chromosome 9, fLimLim1.1, whole genome shotgun sequence genomic window:
- the si:ch211-117l17.6 gene encoding regulator of G-protein signaling 21 has translation MPKLLFSKVRLYEIRDLMQNVKRPRRIDIVLNRRRRKKDVQDLMVQKISDEPSSLKFSCQTENKLSLTLEKLLRDKKYLAAFQTFLESEFSEENIKFWLACEDFRSTASQDDLRWKAEEIYTEFIQPMACREINVDHYIRENIKRSLENPSMSCFDEAQKHVYLLMERDSCPRFLNSDAYLSLTRKSRTMWYI, from the exons ATGCCCAAACTTTTGTTTTCAAAGGTTCGCTTATATGAAATCCGGGATCTGATGCAAAACGTCAAGAGACCCAGAAG GATTGATATTGTTCTCAATCGAAGGAGGCGTAAGAAGGACGTCCAAGACCTGATGGTGCAGAAAATAAGTGATGAGCCATCTTCTTTGAAATTCAG TTGTCAGACGGAGAATAAACTCAGCCTAACCCTGGAGAAACTGTTACGGGATAAAA AGTATTTAGCAGCTTTCCAAACTTTCCTGGAGTCGGAGTTCAGTGAGGAAAACATCAAGTTCTGGCTGGCGTGTGAGGACTTCAGGTCGACCGCCTCACAGGATGATCTTCGCTGGAAAGCAGAGGAGATCTACACCGAGTTCATCCAGCCGATGGCCTGCAGAGAG atCAACGTTGACCACTACATCAGGGAGAATATCAAAAGGTCCTTGGAGAACCCGAGCATGTCCTGCTTCGACGAGGCCCAGAAACACGTGTACCTGCTGATGGAGAGAGACTCCTGCCCCAGATTCCTGAACTCTGACGCCTACCTGAGCCTAACCCGCAAATCCAGAACTATGTGGTACATTTAG